A stretch of the Haloarcula ordinaria genome encodes the following:
- a CDS encoding carbohydrate kinase family protein, with protein sequence MAEDGTILVAGDTLVDLLPDEPGPPGEAGGYTPNFGGSGANVALALDRLGVPPLFWTQLADDDFGTFLRGHLYDSSIPPTHIVTDPDARTTLAVVSHDAHGERSFNFYRDDGACTRMQAGEVPDATLADADWVHTTGVTLSVEPSRTATLDLQERAPDGTTVSLDPNWRPEMWHSRQEYAAVVRGALGNVDVVKASTEDLGPAGFEGQDPAQVAKSVTRYGPHTVVLTRGSDGAVCYGTDDSPVPGLVEHSGYDVEPVDATGAGDVFLAGFIASLTSGVRDPERLLGLANAAGAVATTKPGAVSALTGLDEVREYHDDIPWE encoded by the coding sequence ATGGCCGAAGACGGAACGATTCTGGTTGCTGGGGATACGCTCGTCGACCTCCTCCCGGACGAACCGGGACCGCCGGGCGAGGCGGGGGGATACACGCCGAACTTCGGCGGCTCGGGCGCGAACGTCGCGCTCGCACTTGACCGGCTCGGCGTCCCACCACTCTTCTGGACGCAGCTCGCCGACGACGACTTCGGGACCTTCCTCCGTGGCCACCTCTACGACTCGTCGATACCGCCGACGCACATCGTCACCGACCCGGACGCCAGGACCACGCTCGCCGTCGTCTCCCACGACGCCCACGGGGAGCGGTCGTTCAACTTCTATCGCGACGACGGGGCGTGTACGCGGATGCAGGCGGGCGAGGTCCCCGACGCGACACTCGCGGACGCCGACTGGGTCCACACGACCGGCGTCACGCTCAGCGTCGAACCGAGTCGGACCGCGACGCTCGACCTCCAGGAGCGCGCCCCGGACGGGACGACGGTGTCGCTGGACCCCAACTGGCGACCGGAGATGTGGCACAGCCGCCAGGAGTACGCGGCCGTCGTCCGGGGCGCGCTGGGGAACGTCGACGTCGTGAAGGCCTCCACCGAGGACCTCGGCCCGGCCGGGTTCGAGGGCCAGGACCCCGCACAGGTGGCGAAGTCGGTCACGCGATACGGCCCCCACACTGTGGTCCTGACGCGCGGGAGCGACGGCGCGGTCTGTTACGGGACCGACGACAGTCCGGTCCCCGGGCTCGTCGAGCACTCGGGCTACGACGTCGAGCCGGTCGACGCGACGGGCGCGGGCGACGTCTTCCTCGCGGGGTTCATCGCGTCGCTGACGAGTGGCGTCCGAGACCCGGAGCGCCTGCTCGGGCTCGCGAACGCCGCCGGCGCGGTGGCGACGACCAAGCCGGGGGCCGTCTCGGCGCTGACTGGGCTCGACGAGGTGCGGGAGTACCACGACGACATCCCCTGGGAGTGA
- a CDS encoding transaldolase family protein: MKLYLDTADIDQIRSAVALGVVDGVTTNPSIIAASGLGYREAVTGIDDVVDGPIFAQVVGESADEMVEQAHRYQDWADDVVAKIPASRAGFEALARLRDDGVPAGSTVVFSVEQAVLAAKNDADFVAPYVGRLDDAGADGLETVRRMQRTFDRQEFDTDVLAASVRNTTQATALYEAGIDAITMGPDLLDAHVGHPKTDEGIAGFDEAWGDRGSPIEE, translated from the coding sequence ATGAAACTGTATCTCGACACGGCCGACATCGACCAGATTCGCTCCGCGGTGGCGCTCGGCGTCGTCGACGGCGTCACGACCAACCCCTCTATCATCGCCGCGTCGGGGCTGGGCTACCGCGAGGCCGTCACCGGCATCGACGACGTCGTCGACGGCCCGATATTCGCGCAGGTGGTCGGCGAGAGCGCCGACGAGATGGTCGAACAAGCCCACAGATATCAAGACTGGGCCGACGATGTCGTGGCGAAGATTCCAGCCAGCAGGGCCGGTTTCGAAGCACTGGCTCGCCTCCGCGACGACGGCGTCCCGGCGGGTTCGACGGTTGTGTTCTCCGTCGAACAGGCCGTCCTCGCGGCGAAGAACGACGCCGACTTCGTCGCCCCGTACGTCGGGCGACTCGACGACGCCGGTGCCGACGGCCTCGAGACCGTGCGGCGGATGCAGCGGACCTTCGACCGACAGGAGTTCGACACGGACGTCCTCGCGGCCAGCGTGCGAAACACGACGCAGGCGACGGCGCTCTACGAGGCCGGCATCGACGCGATTACGATGGGGCCGGACCTGCTCGATGCCCACGTCGGCCACCCGAAGACGGACGAGGGCATCGCGGGCTTCGACGAGGCCTGGGGTGACCGGGGGAGCCCCATCGAGGAGTGA
- a CDS encoding SDR family NAD(P)-dependent oxidoreductase, which produces MSLDGRTAIVTGASSGIGRGIADCLAAAGANVAVADVRRDPKQGQYFETDVTVPTDEMVAEAHGVESLFVETDVSEEDDVVSLIAAVLERFDRLDILVNNAGIQVPGTTQDLSLDQWQEVLGVNLTGAFATSKYAMPYLDDAPAGRIVNVSSVNAYFGGGGAPYAASKAALLNLTRELALEAAVAGTTVNTVLPGVVKTPMQDLNDESVQEREAEKTPLSRLGEPADVGHAVRFFCSDEAAWITGAQLLVDGGYCAGR; this is translated from the coding sequence ATGTCACTCGACGGACGGACGGCCATCGTCACCGGTGCTTCGAGCGGCATCGGGCGTGGAATCGCCGACTGCCTCGCGGCGGCGGGCGCGAACGTCGCTGTCGCCGACGTTCGACGCGACCCGAAGCAGGGGCAGTACTTCGAGACGGACGTCACCGTCCCGACGGACGAGATGGTCGCCGAGGCCCACGGCGTCGAGTCGCTGTTCGTCGAGACGGACGTCAGCGAGGAGGACGACGTGGTCTCACTGATCGCCGCAGTCCTCGAGCGGTTCGACCGGCTCGACATCCTCGTGAACAACGCCGGCATCCAGGTCCCCGGAACGACCCAGGACCTCTCGCTGGACCAGTGGCAGGAAGTTCTCGGCGTGAACCTCACAGGCGCGTTCGCCACCTCGAAATACGCGATGCCGTATCTCGACGACGCCCCGGCAGGCCGTATCGTGAACGTCTCCAGCGTCAACGCGTACTTCGGCGGTGGCGGCGCGCCCTACGCGGCGAGCAAGGCCGCACTCCTCAACCTCACGCGGGAGCTGGCCCTCGAAGCCGCGGTGGCTGGGACGACGGTCAACACTGTCCTCCCCGGCGTGGTGAAGACGCCGATGCAGGACCTGAACGACGAATCGGTCCAGGAACGCGAGGCCGAGAAGACGCCCCTCTCTCGCCTCGGTGAACCGGCAGACGTGGGCCACGCCGTCCGGTTCTTCTGTTCCGACGAGGCGGCGTGGATTACCGGGGCACAGCTCCTCGTCGACGGTGGTTACTGTGCCGGCCGGTGA
- a CDS encoding sugar ABC transporter substrate-binding protein gives MVNTNRRTFLKAAGAAVSATAVAGCSAGPGGSDNTLEKVGMSAYVRGGSWITAYIEAARFYAEDLGIELEVRPNQQSAQKQVQDIRDFTNGDHDAILVGVWSTGAAEGAINQAMEAGTPVFATNADTSSSEIPLYVGFSNYDGGAASAEEMIPALEEQYPDKDNYRVLNVRGPQGNQSANQRSQGFLDVMAEQDNIEVVQTLNGEYARDVAQSTVQQWVNANGVVDGIYSGNLSMGLGVVQAMRNEDLLVPKGEDGHVVLTQMDGSPEVNPLVGEGMIDAAVDQPNYFYNPIAMQYMKQYVEAGNDDSVIPEVGSEVTADDLTIESGQHKGVEMWSEPIWEPGIIREQNGHPWFRTNSVVITQENYDQPFLWGNVWG, from the coding sequence ATGGTAAATACCAACAGGCGAACGTTTCTGAAGGCAGCCGGAGCGGCAGTGAGCGCGACAGCCGTCGCCGGGTGTTCTGCGGGGCCGGGTGGAAGCGACAACACACTGGAGAAGGTCGGGATGTCTGCGTACGTCCGTGGTGGTTCCTGGATCACGGCGTACATCGAGGCGGCGAGGTTCTACGCCGAGGACCTCGGCATCGAGCTCGAAGTCCGGCCGAACCAGCAGAGCGCACAGAAGCAGGTCCAGGACATCCGCGACTTCACGAACGGGGACCACGACGCCATCCTCGTCGGTGTCTGGTCGACCGGCGCCGCCGAGGGGGCCATCAACCAGGCGATGGAGGCGGGCACACCCGTGTTCGCGACCAACGCCGACACGTCCAGTTCCGAGATTCCGCTCTACGTCGGGTTCAGTAACTACGACGGCGGCGCGGCCTCCGCCGAGGAGATGATCCCCGCACTGGAAGAGCAGTACCCGGACAAGGACAACTACCGCGTACTCAACGTCCGTGGCCCGCAGGGCAACCAGTCCGCCAACCAGCGCTCGCAGGGCTTCCTCGACGTGATGGCGGAACAGGACAACATCGAAGTCGTCCAGACGCTCAACGGGGAGTACGCCCGTGACGTGGCACAGTCCACCGTCCAGCAGTGGGTCAACGCCAACGGGGTCGTCGACGGTATCTACTCCGGGAACCTCTCGATGGGCCTCGGCGTCGTCCAGGCGATGCGTAACGAAGACCTCCTGGTCCCGAAGGGCGAGGACGGCCACGTCGTCCTGACGCAGATGGACGGCAGTCCGGAAGTGAACCCGCTCGTCGGGGAGGGCATGATCGACGCCGCCGTCGACCAGCCCAACTACTTCTACAACCCCATCGCGATGCAGTACATGAAACAGTACGTCGAGGCTGGCAACGACGACAGCGTCATCCCAGAGGTCGGCTCGGAGGTCACCGCCGACGACCTCACCATCGAGTCCGGCCAGCACAAGGGTGTCGAGATGTGGTCCGAACCGATATGGGAGCCCGGCATCATACGCGAGCAGAACGGGCACCCGTGGTTCCGCACCAACAGCGTCGTCATTACCCAGGAGAACTACGACCAGCCGTTCCTCTGGGGCAACGTCTGGGGCTGA
- a CDS encoding ABC transporter permease: MSTEEGFLSSRFGDTDDTVLTLLDNMIWPILGVVILGVLVFVPQTLRNFRSIQLLLWAAVPLGLLVLAESLCLLSGHFDLSIGSIAGFSAMFTGMLLGTCPSCWNVISSPLLGFAIILGAGAVIGLVNGVMIARVGLNPFLQTLAFLIIFEGAKTAMQTQPVTGLPTLYLDVGGTPNFAILVLLVAFLVFGLLMRFTTFGQAVYALGSSEKSAREVGIDTDRLIIVIYTISGVLSAIAGLMLTGFVGVVPPLIGEGLVFQAFAGAVIGGISLFGGRGKITGALGGVILIQLVQSALNNSTAVGATEIQMINGFVLLIAILLYSTQSKIRSRILASGSV; the protein is encoded by the coding sequence ATGTCTACCGAAGAAGGATTCCTAAGTAGCCGTTTCGGCGACACCGACGACACCGTACTGACATTGTTGGACAACATGATATGGCCGATCCTGGGCGTGGTCATCCTCGGGGTGCTCGTCTTCGTCCCGCAGACGCTCCGGAACTTCCGCTCGATACAGCTGCTCCTCTGGGCGGCCGTTCCGCTGGGGCTCCTGGTGCTGGCCGAGAGCCTCTGCCTGCTCTCGGGCCACTTCGACCTCTCTATCGGGTCGATTGCGGGGTTCTCGGCGATGTTCACCGGGATGTTGCTCGGGACCTGTCCGAGCTGCTGGAACGTCATCTCGAGCCCGCTGCTCGGGTTCGCGATCATCCTCGGCGCAGGGGCGGTCATCGGGCTGGTCAACGGCGTGATGATCGCCCGCGTCGGCCTGAACCCGTTCCTGCAGACCCTGGCCTTCCTCATCATCTTCGAGGGCGCGAAGACGGCGATGCAGACCCAGCCCGTCACGGGCCTCCCGACGCTGTACCTGGACGTGGGTGGCACGCCGAACTTCGCTATCCTCGTCTTGCTCGTCGCGTTCCTCGTGTTCGGCCTGTTGATGCGGTTCACCACGTTCGGACAGGCGGTGTACGCGCTGGGGAGTTCTGAGAAGTCCGCGCGGGAGGTCGGCATCGACACCGACCGACTCATCATCGTCATCTACACCATCAGCGGTGTGCTATCGGCGATAGCGGGCCTCATGCTCACCGGCTTCGTCGGTGTCGTCCCACCGCTCATCGGTGAGGGACTGGTGTTCCAGGCGTTCGCCGGCGCGGTCATCGGCGGCATCAGCCTTTTCGGTGGGCGCGGGAAGATCACGGGCGCGCTCGGTGGGGTCATCCTCATCCAGCTCGTCCAGTCGGCACTGAACAACAGCACCGCCGTCGGTGCGACGGAGATTCAGATGATTAACGGATTCGTCCTGCTGATCGCGATCCTGCTGTACAGCACGCAGAGCAAGATCCGCTCTCGCATCCTCGCGAGTGGTTCGGTATGA
- a CDS encoding ATP-binding cassette domain-containing protein, which produces MSTDDVASGQESAAPTTVDEVRGTPKIRVEDVVKTFGRITALDGVTLDIEEGEIFALIGDNGAGKSTLMNVLSGVHQATTGSMYVDGEEVSFSNPSEARAKGIETVYQDLALMDDLNIATNIFMGQFPMKGLGPIKYIDWDETFERSEEIMMERLGRNVDLNTEVEFLSGGQRQLVAIGRALAFDPEVIILDEPTSALSVDATRLVQDTIETLSKEQGITIVIVSHNIESVLELADRIGVLYQGQLVDILDPADTGLEPLNDLMTTGTLREGIRGDDD; this is translated from the coding sequence ATGAGCACCGACGACGTCGCCTCCGGACAGGAGTCCGCGGCGCCGACCACCGTCGACGAGGTCCGCGGGACGCCGAAGATTCGCGTCGAAGACGTGGTGAAGACGTTCGGCCGTATCACCGCGCTCGACGGCGTGACGCTCGATATCGAGGAGGGCGAGATATTCGCGCTCATCGGCGACAACGGGGCCGGGAAGTCCACGCTGATGAACGTCCTCAGCGGGGTCCACCAGGCGACGACCGGGTCGATGTACGTCGACGGCGAGGAAGTCTCGTTCTCGAACCCGTCCGAAGCCCGAGCGAAGGGCATCGAGACGGTGTACCAGGACCTCGCGCTGATGGACGACCTGAACATCGCGACGAACATCTTCATGGGCCAGTTCCCGATGAAAGGGCTGGGCCCCATCAAGTACATCGACTGGGACGAGACCTTCGAGCGCTCGGAGGAGATCATGATGGAACGGCTCGGCCGTAACGTCGACCTCAACACCGAGGTCGAGTTCCTCTCCGGCGGGCAGCGCCAGCTCGTGGCCATCGGTCGGGCGCTCGCGTTCGACCCCGAGGTCATCATCTTGGACGAGCCGACGAGCGCGCTGTCGGTCGACGCGACCCGACTCGTCCAGGACACCATCGAGACGCTCTCGAAGGAACAGGGCATCACCATCGTCATCGTCAGTCACAACATCGAGTCGGTGCTGGAACTGGCCGACCGTATCGGCGTCCTCTACCAGGGGCAGCTGGTCGACATCCTCGACCCGGCCGACACCGGCCTCGAACCGCTCAACGACCTGATGACCACGGGGACGCTCCGTGAGGGAATCCGCGGCGACGACGACTGA
- a CDS encoding SMP-30/gluconolactonase/LRE family protein — translation MSDPSIVVDITCETGEGPLWHPDEGRLYWADIPRGRIYRYDPDTDDHELVYEDDTERIGGFTFQEDGSLLLFQEAGAVRRLDQESGDVQTVVQSDPDRFHERFNDVIADPEGRVFAGVMPDTDRDIPGQLYRLDGDGTFELVREECVLPNGMGFTPDRSQMYFSDTGNVDPDSPGYIYRYDYDRASGAISDPEVFVECGAFDGYPDGMTVDSEGHVWSAFWDGHALRRFSPEGDHEATVEFAPRKVSSLTFGGTENETAYVTTACVETRETEGEGAGSLYTVDLGVTGVPEFRSAIDV, via the coding sequence ATGTCCGACCCGTCCATAGTCGTCGACATCACCTGCGAAACGGGCGAGGGACCGCTGTGGCACCCCGACGAGGGACGCCTCTACTGGGCCGACATCCCGCGGGGCCGCATCTATCGCTACGATCCCGATACGGACGACCACGAACTCGTCTACGAGGACGACACCGAGCGCATCGGCGGGTTCACGTTCCAGGAAGACGGGTCCCTGCTGCTGTTCCAGGAGGCAGGGGCCGTCCGGCGACTCGACCAGGAGAGCGGCGACGTCCAGACGGTGGTCCAATCGGACCCCGACCGCTTCCACGAGCGGTTCAACGACGTCATCGCCGACCCGGAGGGGCGCGTCTTCGCCGGCGTGATGCCCGATACCGACCGGGATATCCCGGGTCAGCTGTACCGCCTCGACGGCGACGGAACCTTCGAGCTCGTCCGCGAGGAGTGCGTCCTCCCCAATGGGATGGGGTTCACGCCCGATCGCTCGCAGATGTACTTCAGCGACACCGGCAACGTCGATCCCGACAGCCCGGGCTACATCTACCGCTACGACTACGACCGGGCCAGTGGGGCGATTTCGGACCCCGAAGTGTTCGTCGAGTGCGGCGCGTTCGACGGGTACCCCGACGGGATGACCGTCGACAGCGAGGGCCACGTGTGGTCGGCGTTCTGGGATGGGCACGCACTCCGGCGGTTCTCGCCCGAGGGCGACCACGAGGCGACCGTCGAGTTCGCGCCGCGGAAGGTCTCGTCGCTGACCTTCGGTGGCACAGAGAACGAGACGGCGTACGTGACGACGGCCTGCGTCGAGACGCGGGAGACGGAAGGCGAGGGGGCCGGGAGCCTCTACACCGTCGACCTCGGCGTGACAGGCGTCCCGGAGTTCCGGTCGGCTATCGACGTCTGA
- a CDS encoding mannonate dehydratase: MVDPALILPPKPDERWQLAKQMGVTKTVIHPIEIGDARTHWSFDDLQGLDNWLTNAGLDLSVIEGSVPISDRVRLGREGRDEDIETFKQFLRDCGEVGIPVVAYDWMAGVRWARTAAHVESRGGSYVTEFDNAKVQGGPPSEAASATHEDLWEALEYFLQEVTPVAEAAGVKLALHPDDPPREELRGVPRIIGSVDAYDRVLSAYESEHNGLTFCQGNFAAMETDIPDAIEHFAEHIHFVHFRDIEGDADRFVETWHDEGKTDMLAAMRAHEEHVGDEVPMRPDHVPTMAGEDNSNPGYHTKGRLFAIGYMRGLREQARAEQ, encoded by the coding sequence ATGGTCGACCCAGCACTCATCCTGCCGCCGAAACCGGACGAACGATGGCAGCTCGCGAAACAGATGGGCGTGACGAAGACCGTCATCCACCCCATCGAGATCGGGGACGCGCGGACCCACTGGTCGTTCGACGACCTCCAGGGACTGGACAACTGGCTCACGAACGCCGGCCTCGACCTCTCCGTCATCGAGGGGTCGGTCCCCATCTCCGACCGCGTCAGACTCGGGCGAGAGGGCCGCGACGAGGACATCGAGACGTTCAAGCAGTTCCTCCGGGACTGCGGCGAGGTGGGTATCCCGGTCGTCGCCTACGACTGGATGGCCGGCGTCCGGTGGGCCCGGACCGCCGCGCACGTCGAGTCCCGGGGCGGCTCGTACGTCACCGAGTTCGACAACGCGAAGGTCCAGGGTGGGCCGCCCTCCGAAGCGGCCAGCGCGACCCACGAGGACCTCTGGGAGGCCCTGGAGTATTTCTTGCAGGAGGTGACGCCGGTCGCCGAGGCGGCCGGCGTGAAGCTCGCCCTGCACCCCGACGACCCGCCTCGCGAGGAACTGCGCGGGGTGCCCCGTATCATCGGCAGCGTGGACGCCTACGACCGCGTGCTCTCTGCCTACGAGAGCGAGCACAACGGGCTCACGTTCTGCCAGGGCAACTTCGCGGCGATGGAGACGGACATCCCCGACGCCATCGAGCACTTCGCCGAACACATCCACTTCGTCCACTTCCGCGACATCGAGGGGGACGCCGACCGGTTCGTCGAGACGTGGCACGACGAGGGCAAGACCGACATGCTCGCGGCGATGCGCGCCCACGAAGAGCACGTCGGCGACGAGGTGCCGATGCGTCCCGACCACGTCCCAACGATGGCCGGCGAGGACAACTCGAACCCCGGCTACCACACCAAGGGTAGGCTGTTCGCGATCGGGTACATGCGCGGCCTCCGGGAACAGGCTCGGGCCGAGCAGTAA
- a CDS encoding L-rhamnose mutarotase, with protein sequence MSETERAVYIQRLDPDQRQEYVDAHDDVPAAVTDAMERGGVEEFELYLRDDIAVCILECEDLDAYLEAVDGDEEVAEWERYTGQFKREGVDADADPESGIPFMDCIWRFEPEE encoded by the coding sequence ATGTCCGAGACAGAACGAGCGGTGTACATTCAGCGACTCGACCCCGACCAGCGCCAGGAATACGTCGATGCCCACGACGACGTGCCGGCGGCGGTTACCGACGCGATGGAGCGGGGTGGCGTCGAGGAGTTCGAGCTTTACCTCAGAGACGACATCGCCGTCTGCATCCTTGAGTGCGAGGACCTCGACGCGTACCTCGAAGCCGTCGACGGGGACGAGGAGGTCGCCGAGTGGGAACGCTACACCGGTCAGTTCAAGCGCGAGGGCGTCGACGCCGACGCGGACCCCGAATCGGGCATCCCGTTCATGGACTGCATCTGGCGGTTCGAACCCGAGGAGTAG
- a CDS encoding amidohydrolase family protein — protein sequence MTLVDTHTHAWGPDTDAYPWQAEVLPPGWEGAYTYDDLVDDMDAVGVDEAVVVTTPMYGRGPDANDYTIEAIEAYPERLHGVGLMEFFPEDQQAAAESFRRVVSTDGMLGVRMHAALAYAETPTEIDRQGDWFLDDRLDPMFDAAAQSDAAVFVFPKAQQLQDVATLVDDNPRVQFVVDHMAWPDETTDPHEAPWTDFEGLAHYDNVAVKVSSLPRSSDQAWPYEDLWPYVEHLLEWFGPERLMLGSDYPWMDDWGTYDECLSWVERADVLSDRDRRYLQSETFRRIHG from the coding sequence GTGACGCTCGTCGACACCCACACGCACGCCTGGGGGCCCGACACCGACGCCTACCCGTGGCAGGCGGAGGTCTTGCCACCCGGCTGGGAGGGAGCGTACACGTACGACGACCTGGTCGACGACATGGACGCGGTCGGCGTCGACGAGGCAGTCGTCGTCACGACGCCGATGTACGGCCGCGGGCCGGACGCCAACGACTACACCATCGAAGCCATCGAGGCCTACCCCGAGCGCCTGCACGGCGTCGGCCTGATGGAGTTCTTCCCCGAGGACCAGCAGGCGGCCGCCGAGTCGTTCCGGCGGGTCGTCTCGACCGACGGGATGCTCGGCGTCCGGATGCACGCGGCGCTCGCGTACGCGGAGACGCCGACCGAGATAGACCGGCAGGGCGACTGGTTCCTCGACGACCGCCTAGACCCGATGTTCGACGCCGCGGCCCAAAGCGACGCGGCCGTCTTCGTCTTCCCGAAGGCCCAGCAACTTCAGGACGTGGCGACGCTCGTCGACGACAATCCCAGGGTGCAGTTCGTCGTCGACCACATGGCCTGGCCCGACGAGACGACCGACCCACACGAGGCCCCGTGGACCGACTTCGAGGGGCTGGCGCACTACGACAACGTCGCCGTGAAAGTGAGTTCGCTGCCCCGTTCCAGCGACCAGGCGTGGCCGTACGAGGACCTCTGGCCGTACGTCGAGCACCTCCTCGAGTGGTTCGGCCCCGAGCGGCTAATGCTCGGCTCGGACTACCCGTGGATGGACGACTGGGGGACCTACGACGAGTGTCTCTCGTGGGTCGAGCGCGCCGACGTCCTCTCGGACCGTGACCGTCGCTACCTGCAGAGCGAGACGTTCCGGCGGATTCACGGCTGA
- a CDS encoding SDR family NAD(P)-dependent oxidoreductase yields MVGRTTYDFDGESALVTGSTSGIGRGIARALAAADANVVVNSRTESDVEATAAELDELGSGTVVGITADLLESDDIERLVEGTIDAFGTIDLLVNNAAVWPMEESMLDADLDDWDTTMDVNVRAQFYTAKLVAQHMIDEGVEGSIVNVTSQTADRRTGPRGIYGISNSAVNGLTWRMAGELAEEGIRMNAVSTDLTETRQVRLEARVAGEDTGQSEQEVLDEWASNLPLGRLGQPEDLADAVLYLASDRADYVVGAILRVAGGGNLQ; encoded by the coding sequence ATGGTTGGCAGGACCACCTACGACTTCGACGGAGAGTCGGCGCTGGTGACCGGGTCGACGTCAGGCATCGGTCGCGGTATCGCTCGGGCGCTCGCCGCGGCAGACGCGAACGTCGTCGTCAACTCGCGGACCGAGAGCGACGTCGAGGCGACGGCGGCCGAACTGGACGAGCTCGGGTCGGGGACCGTCGTCGGCATCACGGCTGACCTGCTCGAGTCCGACGATATCGAGCGCCTGGTCGAGGGGACAATCGACGCCTTCGGAACCATCGACCTCCTCGTGAACAACGCCGCCGTCTGGCCGATGGAGGAGTCGATGCTCGACGCCGACCTCGACGACTGGGACACGACGATGGACGTCAACGTCCGCGCGCAGTTCTACACGGCGAAGCTCGTCGCCCAGCATATGATAGACGAGGGCGTTGAGGGCTCGATCGTCAATGTCACCAGCCAGACCGCCGACAGGCGGACCGGCCCGCGTGGCATCTATGGCATCTCGAACTCGGCGGTCAACGGCCTGACGTGGCGAATGGCGGGCGAACTCGCCGAGGAGGGCATCCGCATGAACGCCGTCTCGACGGACCTCACCGAGACCCGCCAGGTCCGCCTCGAAGCGCGCGTCGCTGGGGAGGATACGGGCCAGTCCGAACAGGAGGTCCTCGACGAGTGGGCGTCGAACCTCCCGCTCGGGCGACTCGGGCAGCCCGAGGACCTCGCCGACGCGGTGCTGTACCTGGCGAGCGACCGGGCCGACTACGTCGTCGGGGCCATCCTCCGGGTCGCCGGCGGGGGGAACCTCCAGTGA
- a CDS encoding universal stress protein produces MDTSLETIVLAIGPEDDDRLEELARTVLQVAKPTGASVVLTHVFTGDQFKAIAEELDYSKATEEDIDPILDRHASVQYLEDLFDEHGVDYAVHGFVGDVSEKIIDLAEAEDADRVVLSGHARSPVGKAVFGSTSQRVLLDAACPVTYVKPGKSDE; encoded by the coding sequence ATGGACACCTCTCTAGAGACCATCGTACTGGCTATCGGCCCCGAAGACGACGACCGGCTGGAAGAACTGGCACGGACCGTCCTGCAGGTGGCGAAACCGACGGGTGCGTCTGTCGTGCTCACGCACGTGTTCACCGGCGACCAGTTCAAGGCGATCGCCGAGGAACTCGACTACTCGAAGGCCACCGAGGAGGACATCGACCCCATCCTCGACCGCCACGCGTCGGTCCAGTACCTCGAGGACCTGTTCGACGAGCACGGCGTGGACTACGCCGTGCACGGCTTCGTCGGCGACGTCAGCGAGAAGATAATCGACCTCGCGGAAGCGGAAGACGCCGACCGCGTCGTCCTGTCAGGGCACGCCCGCTCGCCGGTCGGCAAAGCGGTGTTCGGGAGCACCTCCCAGCGCGTCCTGCTTGACGCCGCGTGCCCGGTGACCTACGTCAAGCCCGGGAAGAGCGACGAATAG